In Phaeobacter piscinae, one genomic interval encodes:
- a CDS encoding glycosyltransferase yields MKEAVEAVLAQESDPIEILLSDDCSKDETFEVMKALVADYKGPHSVVLNKNPQNLGVNKHIERCVELSSGDVIIAASGDDISLPGRVARTIEVFERDDPLLSFSHGRVETLDGKPMPKSYAKATFYTRTDAMSAACSMQLFLGATCAWHKDLFRKYGPIQFADCYEDLVLGFRAALEGRVAFIDEELIVYRVGMGQTSTARHIADAEAFRNKRLIEVSREIFLLRQRLADAQVFGLSDQDPIVKAMRRRLEERQLRRSYLEGGLRKLGVSAWRHPSWVLGFALSERRRLNKALKTA; encoded by the coding sequence GTGAAAGAGGCGGTTGAGGCGGTTCTTGCGCAGGAGAGCGATCCGATCGAGATCCTTCTGTCGGATGATTGCTCAAAGGATGAAACTTTCGAGGTAATGAAGGCGCTGGTTGCCGATTACAAAGGTCCGCATTCTGTCGTGTTGAACAAAAATCCGCAGAATTTGGGCGTGAATAAACATATCGAACGGTGTGTTGAACTTAGTTCTGGCGACGTTATCATTGCGGCCTCTGGTGACGATATTTCTTTGCCGGGTCGTGTGGCGCGCACCATTGAGGTCTTTGAGCGAGACGATCCGCTTCTGTCCTTCTCACATGGTCGGGTTGAGACATTGGACGGCAAACCTATGCCGAAATCCTATGCAAAAGCCACCTTCTATACCCGAACCGATGCGATGTCTGCCGCCTGTTCCATGCAGTTGTTCCTCGGTGCGACCTGTGCATGGCACAAAGATCTGTTCCGCAAGTATGGTCCCATTCAGTTTGCGGATTGCTACGAGGATCTTGTTCTTGGTTTTCGTGCAGCGCTTGAAGGCAGGGTGGCGTTCATCGACGAGGAGCTCATTGTGTATCGCGTCGGTATGGGCCAGACCAGCACAGCCCGGCACATTGCGGATGCGGAGGCCTTTCGAAACAAGCGTTTGATTGAGGTTAGTCGAGAGATTTTCCTTCTGCGTCAGCGCCTTGCAGATGCGCAGGTGTTTGGTCTCAGTGACCAAGATCCAATAGTAAAAGCCATGCGTCGCCGACTGGAGGAACGACAACTGCGCCGATCCTATCTGGAAGGAGGGTTGCGAAAGCTCGGGGTCTCAGCTTGGAGACATCCCTCATGGGTGCTGGGATTTGCCCTATCCGAACGTCGGCGCCTCAATAAAGCGCTCAAAACCGCCTGA
- a CDS encoding dihydrodipicolinate synthase family protein, producing the protein MTNPVFSGCIPALMTPCTADRRPDFDALVKKGQELIAKGMSAVVYCGSMGDWPLISDAERMEGVARLVAAGVPTIVGTGAVNTMQAAAHAAHAAEVGAAGLMVIPRVLSRGSSVAAQRDHFAAVLSAAPTLPAVIYNSPYYGFATRADLFFDLRKDHPNLIGFKEFGGADDLRYAAENITSQDSSVTLMIGVDTTVFHGYVNCGAGGAITGIGNALPDEVLHLVALCQRAAKGNATARRQALELEAALAVLSSFDEGADLVLYYKHLMVLNGDSEYRLHFNESDRLSASQQAYVEAQYALFRSWYADWSQQPDIAALCA; encoded by the coding sequence ATGACAAACCCTGTGTTCTCCGGCTGCATTCCGGCCCTGATGACCCCCTGTACCGCAGATCGGCGCCCCGATTTTGATGCGCTGGTGAAAAAGGGGCAGGAGCTGATCGCCAAAGGCATGTCCGCGGTGGTCTACTGTGGCTCCATGGGTGATTGGCCGCTGATCAGCGATGCTGAGCGGATGGAAGGGGTCGCCCGACTCGTTGCGGCTGGCGTTCCGACCATTGTCGGCACTGGTGCCGTCAACACGATGCAGGCCGCAGCCCATGCCGCCCATGCCGCAGAGGTGGGGGCTGCCGGTCTCATGGTGATCCCGCGCGTCTTGTCACGAGGCAGCTCGGTTGCCGCACAACGCGACCACTTCGCCGCGGTGCTCTCTGCTGCGCCAACGTTGCCGGCGGTGATCTACAACAGCCCCTACTATGGGTTTGCCACCCGGGCGGATCTGTTTTTCGATCTGCGTAAGGATCATCCCAACCTGATTGGGTTCAAGGAATTCGGGGGCGCTGACGATCTGCGCTATGCGGCTGAAAATATCACCTCTCAGGACAGCAGTGTCACCCTGATGATCGGTGTCGATACCACTGTATTCCACGGGTATGTCAACTGCGGGGCCGGGGGTGCTATCACGGGGATCGGGAATGCGCTGCCGGACGAGGTCCTGCACCTTGTCGCCCTTTGCCAACGCGCAGCGAAAGGGAACGCCACCGCTCGGCGTCAGGCTCTGGAGCTGGAAGCAGCGCTGGCGGTGCTATCCTCCTTTGATGAGGGGGCGGATCTGGTCCTTTATTACAAGCATCTGATGGTGCTGAATGGGGATAGCGAATACCGCCTGCACTTCAATGAAAGCGACCGATTGAGCGCCAGCCAACAGGCCTATGTCGAGGCCCAGTATGCGCTGTTTCGCAGCTGGTATGCGGATTGGAGCCAGCAGCCCGACATTGCCGCCCTATGCGCGTAA
- a CDS encoding aldehyde dehydrogenase family protein: MEYRNLIAGDWSETAAAAANINPSDTQDVLGYAANSPAEDMERAIAAARDAAPGWAASTPQQRFDVLDAIGTEILARKAELGKLLSREEGKTLPEGIGEAARAGQIFKFFAGETLRQAGEILGSVRPGVGVEVTRSPVGVVGLITPWNFPIAIPAWKIAPALAYGNAVVLKPAELTPGCAHALAEIISRSGLPEGVFNIVFGTGSTVGQTLVQSRHVDAISFTGSVETGSAIAAACGAQRKKVQLEMGGKNPMVVLDDADLETAVDASLNGAFFSTGQRCTASSRLIVTEGIHDRFVAALGERMTGLRVGNALDGSTQIGPVVDERQLEKDLYYLDLAASEGGQLLGGQTLQRSTKGFYLAPALVTETSNDMRINQEEVFGPLASVIRVADYDEALAVANDTPFGLSAGICTGSLKYATHFKAHVEAGMAMVNLPTAGVDYHVPFGGAKGSSFGAREQGSHAKEFYTKVKTAYTLA, translated from the coding sequence ATGGAATATAGAAACCTAATCGCAGGCGACTGGTCAGAGACCGCCGCCGCCGCCGCCAATATCAATCCCTCCGATACGCAGGACGTCTTGGGATACGCTGCCAATAGTCCGGCGGAAGATATGGAGCGCGCGATCGCCGCTGCCCGAGACGCGGCTCCGGGATGGGCGGCCAGCACGCCACAGCAGCGATTTGATGTGCTGGACGCCATCGGCACCGAAATTCTGGCCCGCAAGGCTGAACTGGGAAAACTGCTCTCTCGCGAGGAGGGCAAGACCCTGCCTGAAGGGATTGGCGAGGCCGCACGCGCCGGGCAAATCTTCAAGTTCTTTGCAGGTGAAACCCTGCGCCAAGCGGGGGAAATCCTTGGCTCGGTACGGCCCGGTGTCGGCGTCGAGGTGACGCGCTCTCCGGTGGGGGTTGTCGGCTTGATCACGCCTTGGAATTTTCCCATCGCCATTCCCGCTTGGAAGATCGCGCCGGCGCTGGCCTATGGCAATGCGGTTGTCCTGAAACCGGCTGAGTTGACGCCGGGGTGCGCGCATGCTCTGGCGGAGATCATCAGTCGCTCGGGTTTGCCGGAGGGGGTATTCAACATTGTGTTCGGCACAGGCAGTACGGTTGGTCAAACGCTGGTGCAAAGCCGCCATGTGGATGCCATCTCCTTTACCGGTTCGGTTGAGACAGGCAGCGCCATAGCGGCAGCCTGCGGGGCGCAGCGCAAGAAGGTGCAGCTGGAAATGGGTGGCAAGAACCCGATGGTGGTGCTGGATGACGCTGATCTTGAGACGGCGGTGGACGCCAGCCTCAACGGTGCGTTTTTCTCCACAGGTCAGCGCTGTACCGCATCCTCGCGGCTGATCGTGACCGAGGGCATCCACGACCGTTTTGTTGCGGCACTTGGAGAGCGGATGACGGGCTTGCGGGTCGGCAACGCTCTGGACGGCAGCACTCAGATCGGCCCGGTTGTGGATGAGCGGCAGTTGGAGAAGGATCTCTACTATCTCGACCTGGCTGCCAGTGAGGGCGGGCAGTTGCTTGGAGGGCAAACGCTTCAGCGCAGCACCAAGGGTTTCTATTTGGCACCCGCGCTTGTCACCGAAACGTCAAATGACATGCGGATCAATCAAGAGGAGGTTTTTGGTCCGCTCGCCTCTGTGATCCGCGTGGCAGATTATGATGAGGCTTTGGCGGTGGCCAATGACACGCCTTTTGGCCTCAGCGCGGGGATTTGCACAGGATCTCTGAAATATGCCACGCATTTCAAGGCACATGTCGAGGCTGGCATGGCGATGGTGAACCTGCCCACTGCGGGCGTCGACTATCACGTGCCCTTCGGTGGCGCCAAGGGGTCCAGCTTTGGTGCGCGCGAACAGGGCAGCCATGCGAAAGAGTTCTATACCAAGGTCAAAACCGCCTATACCCTGG
- a CDS encoding proline racemase family protein, with amino-acid sequence MRVIDSHTGGEPTRLILSGGPDLGGGSLAERAHRLFRDHRDFCSAVLSEPRGHDAMVGALLVPTTDPAAAAAVIYFNPIGSLGMCGHATIGIAVSLHHLGRLDLGRHQLETPVGTVGVHLQAANRAAVENVESDRYRADVAVEVPGQVPISGDIAWGGNWFFLTSDVPAPLTLAHVDQLTTSAVALRQALAEQGITGRDGAAIDHIEFVGPPLTRVGHARNFVLCPGTAYDRSPCGTGSAAKLACLAADGDLAPGVTWIQESVIGSTYALHYRPGPTGGVIATIAGTAFVTGDTVLNFDPADPYRAGITSQEVY; translated from the coding sequence ATGCGCGTAATCGACAGCCATACCGGCGGCGAGCCGACCCGCCTGATCCTGTCTGGCGGGCCGGATCTCGGCGGTGGATCACTGGCAGAACGGGCGCATCGGCTGTTTCGGGATCACCGCGATTTCTGCAGCGCAGTGCTGTCCGAGCCACGCGGTCACGACGCTATGGTTGGTGCCTTGTTGGTGCCGACCACCGATCCGGCTGCCGCGGCAGCGGTGATTTACTTCAATCCGATTGGATCGTTGGGCATGTGCGGTCACGCCACCATCGGCATCGCCGTGAGTTTGCATCATCTGGGCCGTCTTGATCTGGGGCGGCATCAACTCGAAACGCCGGTCGGGACCGTAGGCGTGCATTTGCAGGCAGCGAACAGGGCTGCCGTCGAAAATGTCGAGAGTGATCGGTATCGCGCTGATGTTGCGGTGGAGGTGCCGGGACAGGTACCGATTTCCGGCGATATCGCCTGGGGTGGTAATTGGTTCTTTCTGACCTCGGATGTCCCGGCACCGCTAACGCTGGCCCATGTCGACCAGCTGACCACCAGTGCTGTGGCCCTGCGGCAGGCCCTGGCGGAGCAGGGGATCACCGGCCGCGATGGAGCAGCGATTGACCACATCGAATTTGTCGGACCACCCCTGACCCGTGTCGGTCACGCGCGCAACTTCGTTCTTTGCCCCGGAACGGCTTATGACCGGTCCCCCTGCGGTACCGGGTCTGCGGCGAAGCTGGCCTGTCTGGCCGCAGATGGTGATCTGGCGCCGGGTGTGACCTGGATCCAGGAGAGCGTGATCGGTAGCACCTACGCGCTGCACTATCGGCCAGGCCCGACTGGAGGCGTGATCGCAACAATTGCCGGTACGGCCTTTGTGACCGGCGACACTGTTCTGAACTTTGACCCTGCCGATCCCTACCGGGCGGGGATCACCAGCCAAGAGGTATATTGA
- a CDS encoding GntR family transcriptional regulator → MKLKSVDISKTASASTIVFDALRKAIIEGDLKEGEPLRQDEIAQMFNTSRIPVREAISRLEEQGLVKTQRYKGAVVSGLSAQEAQEIFDFRAVLESEVIRRAVPRMSPTAISTAKACLEAFSQSEDPMTWGDLNRDFHSTLYRESGLQYHMDVIDNAMDRVDSYLRAQLVLSNGNERANAEHLAIWEACVAGDADLAAALTRDHITGACKTLLDTLKDLG, encoded by the coding sequence ATGAAGTTGAAATCCGTAGATATATCCAAGACCGCCTCCGCCTCGACGATTGTTTTCGACGCCCTGCGCAAGGCCATCATCGAAGGCGACCTGAAGGAAGGCGAACCGCTGCGGCAGGATGAAATCGCCCAGATGTTCAACACCAGCCGAATCCCTGTGCGCGAAGCAATTTCGCGCCTGGAAGAGCAAGGACTGGTAAAAACCCAACGCTATAAAGGCGCCGTGGTCTCTGGCCTGTCAGCCCAGGAAGCTCAGGAAATCTTCGATTTCCGGGCCGTTTTGGAATCTGAAGTTATCCGTCGCGCGGTGCCGCGCATGTCCCCCACCGCCATCTCCACCGCGAAAGCTTGTTTGGAGGCGTTTTCGCAATCCGAAGACCCGATGACCTGGGGTGATTTGAACCGCGATTTCCACTCCACGCTCTACCGGGAAAGCGGGCTGCAGTATCATATGGATGTGATCGACAATGCGATGGATCGTGTCGACAGTTATCTGCGGGCGCAGTTGGTACTGTCCAACGGCAACGAACGCGCCAATGCCGAGCACCTCGCGATCTGGGAAGCCTGTGTTGCCGGAGATGCCGACCTTGCAGCGGCGCTCACCCGCGACCACATCACCGGCGCCTGCAAAACCCTGCTGGACACTCTGAAAGACCTTGGTTGA